Proteins from one Penicillium digitatum chromosome 2, complete sequence genomic window:
- a CDS encoding Glucan endo-1,3-beta-glucosidase btgC produces MDISPPHRYSHGSRENHAITPDMDNLGPNSPGGGISGIALGIANTHSRESGIEASQGANDGYTGPAERDFNTTGSDTPYIPSTGYTNADSFHPEHAHASNMARGGALASPALQTPSQSSGHLSDPTHSTYQYPAPYAGLTDGPYQRHSTAYSNGDISNINPDDIADDGEEDFAPPRTRGASAAAGATGGATAGGILAGLFGREKKVDVAYNSVPGGGLEAGGGGAGRSLSNGVDGRKKMGWIVGLVLGFVILGAIVGGAVGGTIGNRHSEKKSTAAGADTATGDTTTNGDLDKDSSEIQALMGNPNLHKVFPGMDYTPWGVQYPDCLKWPPSQNNVTRDMAVLSQLTNTVRLYGTDCNQTEMVLHAIDRLELTDIKLWLGVWIDSNTTTTERQINHLYTLLNDTKHTPIYKGVIVGNEALYRAGNSKQSAETTLISYIREVTTEVKNRNLDLLIATSDLGDNWNAQLVEEVDVVMSNVHPFFAGVNVDAAVGWTWDFWQTHDVSLTKGTNKKQIISEVGWPSGGGKDCGGSSVCDDDTPGSVASIENMNTFMSDWICPALENGTDYFWFEAFDEPWKIQFNTPGKEWEDKWGLMDSGRNLKKGLTIPDCGGKTAS; encoded by the exons ATGGACATCTCACCACCCCATCGGTATTCCCACGGATCCCGCGAGAACCACGCCATCACACCAGACATGGACAACCTCGGTCCCAACTCACCAGGCGGCGGAATCAGCGGAATCGCCCTAGGAATTGCCAATACACACAGTCGCGAGAGCGGCATCGAAGCATCTCAAGGCGCAAACGACGGATACACCGGCCCCGCAGAGCGCGACTTTAACACTACCGGCTCCGACACACCCTACATACCTTCAACAGGCTATACCAACGCCGACTCGTTTCATCCAGAACATGCCCACGCATCGAATATGGCGAGAGGCGGCGCACTCGCCTCGCCCGCCTTGCAGACGCCCAGTCAATCGTCGGGGCATCTGAGCGATCCCACGCACAGCACATACCAATACCCCGCACCGTATGCGGGTCTCACTGATGGACCTTATCAGCGTCATTCAACGGCGTACAGCAATGGCGACATCTCCAATATTAACCCCGATGACATCGCCGATGATGGGGAGGAGGACTTTGCTCCCCCCCGCACTCGTGGTGCCTCTGCAGCGGCCGGTGCGACTGGTGGCGCCACTGCTGGTGGGATCCTGGCCGGCCTTTTTGGTCGCGAGAAGAAGGTTGATGTCGCGTATAACTCGGTTCCCGGTGGTGGGTTGGAGGCCGGCGGGGGGGGAGCGGGGAGATCACTGAGTAATGGAGTAGACGGGCGCAAGAAGATGGGCTGGATCGTCGGTCTTGTTCTTGGGTTTGTGATTCTGGGTGCGATCGTCGGTGGCGCGGTGGGCGGTACAATTGGTAACCGGCATAGCGAGAAAAAGTCGACGGCTGCCGGTGCGGATACTGCTACAGGTGATACGACGACCAATGGGGATCTTGACAAGGATTCCTCGGAGATCCAGGCCCTGATGGGTAACCCGAATCTCCACAAGGTCTTCCCAGGAATGGATTACACACCGTGGGGCGTGCAGTACCCGGACTGTCTGAAGTGGCCTCCGTCACAGAATAATGTCACCCGTGACATGGCTGTCTTGTCGCAGTTGACCAATACGGTGCGTCTTTACGGGACGGACTGCAATCAGACTGAAATGGTTCTCCATGCGATCGATCGTCTCGAGTTGACGGATATCAAACTTTGGCTCGGCGTGTGGATTGATTCGAATACCACCACGACTGAACGGCAGATCAATCACCTCTACACGCTTCTAAATGATACCAAGCACACCCCCATATATAAGGGTGTCATTGTTGGTAACGAGGCCCTCTACCGCGCCGGCAATAGCAAGCAGTCTGCGGAAACGACCTTAATCTCGTACATCAGAGAGGTGACGACGGAGGTCAAGAACCGCAATCTGGATCTGTTGATTGCAACCTCCGACCTCGGCGATAACTGGAATGCGCAGTTAGTTGAGGAAGTGGACGTCGTCATGTCGAACGTCCATCCCTTCTTCGCCGGTGTCAACGTCGACGCTGCGGTGGGATGGACATGGGATTTCTGGCAGACCCACGACGTCTCCTTGACCAAGGGCACGAATAAGAAGCAGATCATCTCAGAGGTCGGATGGCCCAGTGGTGGCGGCAAGGACTGCGGTGGTAGCAGTGTCTGTGACGACGACACGCCTGGTTCTGTCGCCAGTATCGAGAACATGAACACTTTCATGTCTGACTGGATCTGTCCTGCGCTGGAAAATGGAACCGATTATTTCTG GTTCGAGGCCTTCGATGAACCATGGAAGATCCAGTTCAACACGCCCGGAAAGGAATGGGAGGACAAATGGGGTCTGATGGACTCGGGTCGCAATCTGAAGAAGGGCCTCACGATCCCAGACTGCGGCGGCAAGACGGCATCATAA
- a CDS encoding Palmitoyltransferase pfa5 yields the protein MASPAQKRANVVVSRLIPPVLLGAVIYASYAVTKPLCIDYLIHPLSSYNKTPRVGAGAAIIAIYYVLLFPMVVSYTHLYYQVLWNPGYLPLGEQKVADDENAKQSKRRRGKKSTCKSDPEKTDQADTDVERGSVSTAVDTAVQLGIGLESFYTKDVFVCQADGRPPWCTTCSQYKTDRAHHCCELGRCVRKMDHFCPWVGGVVSETSFKFFIQFVAYTSIFCAFVLIVCAYFTAEIRRQTGGVNPHWCVCIGLSSFFAFFAAGMTLSSVQMAIFNITTIENLNRRTAVWTLAIRVPEHLLERLWVVESPWAPTFRMVSYPLPAPTSSTKPQTTNLSPDEDRHVFAIIQTLPGENPFDLGSPLKNLQQVMGYNVFDWLLPIKKSPCADHNSMESHFALGPVVTRLRLEAGLIPPLENGAAVPQSSHSGRSHREKSPSYE from the exons ATGGCGTCTCCCGCGCAGAAGCGCGCCAACGTCGTAGTATCCAGGCTCATTCCACCTGTGCTACTCGGCGCAGTGATATACGCTTCCTACGCAGTCACGAAACCGTTATGCA TTGACTATCTAATCCACCCGTTATCCTCCTATAACAAAACCCCCCGAGTTGGCGCTGGCGCCGCGATCATCGCGATCTATTACGTCCTTCTATTTCCCATGGTCGTTTCATACACGCATCTTTATTATCAAGTCCTGTGGAATCCCGGATACCTTCCCCTCGGTGAACAAAAAGTGGCGGATGATGAGAATGCAAAGCAATCGAAGCGCCGTCGTGGGAAGAAAAGCACGTGCAAATCCGACCCCGAGAAGACAGACCAGGCGGACACAGATGTGGAGAGAGGCTCAGTCTCAACTGCTGTAGACACGGCAGTCCAATTAGGTATTGGGTTGGAGAGCTTCTATACAAAAGATGTTTTTGTCTGCCAGGCAGACGGCCGGCCCCCATGGTGCACTACCTGCAGTCAGTACAAGACAGACAGGGCGCACCACTGCTGCGAGCTGGGTCGGTGTGTACGCAAAATGGATCACTTTTGTCCTTG GGTTGGAGGTGTGGTGTCCGAGACATCgttcaaattcttcattCAATTTGTTGCTTATACCAGCATATTCTGTGCCTTTGTACTCATCGTGTGTGCTTATTTCACAGCGGAGATTCGACGCCAG ACCGGAGGAGTAAACCCCCATTGGTGTGTCTGCATTGGACT GAGCAGTTTTTTCGCATTTTTTGCCGCCGGAATGACCCTGAGCTCAGTCCAAATGGCCATCTTCAATATCACAACGATCGAAAACCTAAACCGACGCACCGCCGTCTGGACCCTCGCCATCCGTGTCCCAGAACACCTCCTCGAGAGACTCTGGGTAGTAGAGTCCCCTTGGGCCCCGACATTCCGCATGGTCTCCTACCCACTACCAGCACCGACGTCTTCAACCAAACCGCAAACAACAAACCTTTCCCCAGACGAAGACCGGCACGTCTTTGCTATCATCCAAACTCTGCCGGGCGAGAATCCCTTCGATCTAGGCAGCCCATTGAAAAATCTCCAGCAGGTCATGGGATACAATGTATTTGATTGGCTACTGCCGATCAAGAAGAGCCCATGCGCCGACCACAACAGCATGGAAAGTCATTTTGCCCTGGGACCCGTGGTGACCCGCTTGCGGCTGGAGGCTGGACTGATTCCGCCGCTCGAGAATGGGGCTGCTGTTCCGCAGTCTTCACATTCGGGGCGCAGCCACCGGGAAAAATCTCCTAGCTATGAATAG
- a CDS encoding gpi anchored protein, which yields MSFTKSISRWASVLLLLCLGLAHAHTVITYPGYRGNNLHTNGTVAQSNGLGVAYDVKNGSYIFPYGMEWIYPCGGMPRSTNRTKWPVSGGAVAFQPGWFPGHATALIYINLGFGEIPENMSHPVVPPFQIVGPTNNPYPGTVCLPQVPLPANVSVSPGDYATIQLVETAKHGASLFNCVDIEFAEDGDPSVETVTRDNCFNSSDISFEYMFTTSSIGSGAAMLQPPKLSAAAVAPLLLAVTFAVCM from the exons ATGAGCTTCACAAAATCCATATCGCGATGGGCTTCTGTCCTACTCCTACTGTGCTTGGGTCTGGCACATGCCCACACCGTCATCACTTACCCTGGTTATCGAGGAAACAACCTCCACACCAACGGCACCGTTGCGCAATCTAATGGTCTCGGGGTTGCCTACGATGTAAAGAATGGCTCATACATATTCCCATACGGCATGGAGTGGATTTATCCCT GTGGTGGCATGCCCAGGTCGACCAACCGAACCAAGTGGCCCGTCAGCGGTGGTGCCGTCGCCTTCCAGCCGGGCTGGTTCCCAGGACACGCCACTGCCCTAATATATATCAATCTCGGCTTTGGGGAAATCCCCGAAAACATGAGCCACCCCGTCGTCCCGCCCTTCCAGATCGTCGGCCCGACCAACAACCCTTACCCCGGTACGGTGTGTCTGCCCCAGGTGCCCCTGCCAGCCAATGTCTCCGTCAGCCCGGGTGACTATGCCACGATTCAGTTGGTCGAAACTGCCAAACATGGCGCTTCGCTATTCAAT TGCGTGGACATTGAGTTCGCAGAAGATGGTGATCCGTCCGTGGAGACAGTGACTCGCGACAATTGCTTCAACTCATCGGACATCAGCTTTGAGTACATGTTCACCACCAGTTCCATTGGTTCAGGTGCGGCGATGCTACAGCCTCCGAAACTGTCAGCAGCGGCTGTCGCACCGCTATTGCTGGCTGTCACCTTCGCCGTGTGCATGTAA
- a CDS encoding zinc finger protein, translating to MSSHYRNLSPSRVRHSMIDHMRASTGMVELTSYDPCDAPRRYDYTEYPSDTGYVSAFGYHSGRPLKLEAHQVSTHRVRDSSASAKKRTEYSVQPRTRHRSNTSTVADYETLVRLAVPSTSHQHLSPVHHSIHRGAPSPLPEIVSASPRHPAHRRIHSTDYASDTGHIDARKDDRYRTDHSIHQHRGHPPPRSPRYPAYDGLRKGDDIDDFDAYSYTNAREQFERDYPVKPRPHGPRYSLSNTGVEENLQRTVRKDRHHGPPPTSRGLDKLGRERPRSSTYGKDDHRDPHRSNENFHDQALVTVPRDSDAEHPSRHDDRRRRRAERARHANDREHLYTEDYHPKLHDVGPLATIGLGTAALGGGHSDMSDFEHHRPSRRKHRRSNSEHDRDAVQPPSRQLIIPADERVKQAYLDPTNARRHGRSRRHSRRRTHSEDADTSDEDLRNYRREPARHRHSSTDTESDRDRNRVRSRVRSHHNRDRDHSHGHRSSRSHRMLEDGYTTEPRRSPPADMAIDDPRRPIAVDPAAPKEPEAPPKGILKAPRQAFPEEPNPVREGVAPLKDAHKQGIPPGARWTKIDRRLVNPEALEVGNERFEERSDYVIVLRVLSKEEIQQYAVKTQEIRDIRHKEQLRERRKSRDETQRHGRRGEESSSDDEDEGEEQSWKQLQAAPPPAQQMSLPSRPRASTNSMHEAEMPRISNISAAPA from the exons ATGTCGAGTCACTACCGAAATTTGTCTCCTAGTCGAGTCCGACACTCCATGATTGATCACATGAGAGCGTCAACCGGCATGGTAGAACTAACCTCCTACGACCCTTGTGATGCGCCTAGGCGCTACGACTACACCGAGTACCCGTCTGATACTGGATACGTCAGTGCCTTTGGGTACCACTCAGGACGACCATTGAAACTCGAAGCCCACCAAGTTTCCACCCATCGAGTCCGTGATTCATCTGCATCAGCCAAAAAACGCACTGAATACAGCGTCCAGCCCCGCACCAGGCACAGAAGCAATACATCAACTGTAGCGGACTATGAGACACTAGTGCGTCTGGCTGTACCTTCCACATCACATCAGCATCTCTCACCCGTGCATCACTCAATTCACCGGGGTGCACCAAGCCCTCTTCCTGAGATAGTCTCTGCTTCCCCTCGGCATCCCGCACATCGACGAATCCACAGCACCGACTATGCGAGCGACACGGGCCATATCGACGCACGGAAAGATGACAGATACAGGACTGATCACAGTATACATCAACACCGTGGCCATCCGCCACCTCGCTCACCACGCTATCCAGCGTACGACGGGCTGAGAAAAGGCGACGAcattgatgactttgatgcCTACTCATACACCAATGCTCGGGAGCAATTCGAACGGGACTACCCGGTCAAGCCACGCCCTCACGGACCGAGATACTCGCTCAGTAACACCGGTGTGGAAGAAAACCTGCAGCGGACAGTGCGGAAAGACCGCCACCATGGCCCACCCCCAACATCCCGGGGCCTTGACAAGCTCGGGCGTGAACGGCCACGAAGCTCAACGTATGGCAAGGATGACCATCGGGACCCGCACAGATCGAATGAGAATTTCCATGATCAAGCCCTAGTCACCGTCCCTCGAGACTCTGACGCTGAACATCCCTCCCGACATGACGatcgtcgtcgtcgccgTGCCGAAAGAGCGCGTCACGCGAACGATCGGGAGCACCTCTATACAGAAGATTACCACCCCAAGCTACATGACGTCGGCCCGCTGGCTACCATAGGACTTGGAACAGCGGCCTTGGGAGGGGGACACTCCGACATGTCAGACTTTGAGCACCATCGTCCGTCACGACGCAAGCACAGACGCTCAAACAGCGAGCATGACCGCGATGCCGTTCAGCCCCCATCGCGCCAGCTTATAATTCCAGCCGATGAAAGAGTCAAGCAAGCCTACCTGGATCCCACCAATGCCCGTCGCCACGGTCGATCGCGACGACACTCTAGGCGGCGGACGCACAGCGAAGATGCCGACACGTCGGATGAAGACCTGCGAAACTACAGGCGTGAGCCCGCACGTCATAGGCACAGCAGCACCGATACCGAAAGCGACCGTGACCGGAACCGGGTCCGCAGTCGGGTTCGCTCGCACCACAATCGAGACCGAGACCACTCGCATGGGCATCGCTCTTCTCGCTCCCACCGCATGCTGGAGGATGGTTACACAACTGAACCGCGACGATCGCCGCCGGCTGACATGGCTATAGATGACCCCAGAAGACCTATTGCTGTCGATCCAGCTGCTCCAAAGGAGCCTGAGGCTCCCCCCAAGGGAATTCTCAAAGCTCCACGCCAGGCATTTCCAGAGGAACCTAACCCGGTGAGGGAGGGGGTCGCTCCCCTCAAAGACGCCCATAAGCAAGGGATCCCGCCGGGAGCTCGCTGGACAAAGATCGACAGACGGCTCGTGAACCCGGAGGCATTGGAAGTGGGCAATGAACGGTTTGAGGAGCGATCGGATTATGTGATTGTGTTGAGGGTTCTGAGCAAGGAGGAGATTCAGCAGTATGCTGTAAAGACACAGGAGATCAGAG ACATCCGCCACAAGGAACAGTTGCGCGAGAGACGCAAGTCCAGAGATGAGACACAACGCCACGGCCGCCGGGGCGAGGAGTCTTCCAGcgacgacgaggatgaggGCGAGGAACAATCTTGGAAGCAGCTCCAAGCGGCCCCTCCACCCGCACAGCAGATGTCATTGCCGTCGCGTCCACGCGCGTCGACCAACTCAATGCACGAGGCTGAAATGCCTAGAATAAGCAACATTTCTGCTGCGCCGGCATAA
- a CDS encoding Sensitivity To Red Light Reduced-like, SRR1, protein MPHTSHTSRRKRPTQKRTQVTDGDGWTHVASGGNVRRVMRTCPRGTTAIKESESGISIGHPEELTLTPAEAPGRLTLSDLQAQFQTHRERWEGSESWTKLTGVLDERLKRAQEQASSSSSSSSSSSNAIETDATTPAPARCPVDAIVCIGLGSPSGFLRDGWVDRRSVSLYQLAALASIKDQVACIHSSNLKVYAQDPVFNTLDESLLAALNITVIKHPEAFSHITANTMLFCPGAERKHLEMLLPSKPWLLFGGPLEHTDAGGILQGYVDGAGSYCLPVFELLEHAFWNMRLYWIEQVTSEE, encoded by the exons ATGCCCCACACATCCCACACCTCTCGCCGAAAACGACCAACCCAAAAAAGAACCCAAGTGACCGACGGTGATGGCTGGACCCATGTCGCGAGCGGCGGCAACGTGCGGCGCGTTATGCGCACATGTCCGCGAGGCACAACTGCAATCAAGGAATCAGAGTCCGGGATATCTATTGGCCACCCTGAAGAACTCACCTTGACCCCCGCAGAAGCACCGGGTCGACTCACGCTGTCGGATCTGCAGGCGCAATTCCAGACTCATCGTGAAAGGTGGGAGGGCTCGGAGAGTTGGACGAAGTTGACGGGCGTTTTGGATGAACGGTTGAAGAGGGCGCAGGAacaagcttcttcttcttcttcttcttcttcttcttcttctaaTGCTATTGAGACTGATGCTACTACTCCCGCTCCGGCCCGCTGTCCCGTCGACGCCATTGTCTGCATTGGGCTTGGGAGCCCGAGTGGGTTTTTGCGTGATGGATGGGTTGATCGGCGTTCTGTATCGCTTTATCAGCTTGCTGCGCTGGCCAGCATTAAGGATCAAGTGGCTT GCATCCATTCCTCCAATCTCAAAGTCTATGCCCAAGACCCTGTCTTCAACACACTAGATGAATCCCTTCTCGCAGCCCTGAATATAACAGTCATCAAACACCCAGAGGCTTTCTCGCACATCACCGCGAACACAATGCTCTTCTGTCCCGGTGCAGAGCGAAAACATCTTGAAATGTTGCTGCCCTCGAAACCGTGGCTGTTGTTCGGTGGCCCGCTTGAGCATACGGACGCTGGTGGTATACTGCAAGGTTATGTGGATGGAGCTGGGTCGTATTGCTTGCCGGTATTTGAATTGCTTGAGCATGCTTTTTGGAATATGAGACTATATTGGATCGAGCAAGTCACAAGTGAGGAGTGA
- a CDS encoding Putative Ribosomal protein L24E — translation MTGMVQPDLGPLATKYKEDSIDDPLRHGNSTRPGSHQSQIIQPRSNLAPQKQGPASPVQPSLSFPPTTYPLSHPLGSGVLHHHSPFGPPSQESPYYTTHSHFTTTPASAHYPSSGPPDLMASTAQMQRPYPSIYHTPQSSSPASVASQPHEQHGRNMYSQSPQMPPQMFSYPPYSPMNPVQPSPYGAHHSPQQHPHPLTTQPLMMPPQKAPSQLQSHQSPHLPTSGMSSSPILKLDSSQHPTTPQQTMLNPPLAATSSHAMSASNPHASPPLGGTTSSAAPGPIPATTPLVVRQDSNGVQWIAFEYSRDRVKMEYTIRCDVESVIVDTLTHEFKTENCVYPRACCSKDQYRGNRLVYETECNAVGWALAELNPALRGKRGLIQRAVDSWRNSNQDPRLRSRRVRRMAKINRRQSVPAQSSHMAQQGPAGPAGPPGPGMSAMPAPVPRPTLGPMSMGPPQMHHHHQPDGSPHEEVSGTEYPGHRSLDTRLPQPSIADLRPAHIFHDAPTTLISGGSASGPSMPPLLRDNSLTSLSRHTIVTSARMDSADHIDEQGPTNDDLFSQLPDGKRRKFILVDDPQRGCRVRVKVVLDKVNMDEIPDSYRESNAVYPRTYFPIQMRDENHVVPAKRFFRDDAEQADDPEAPTIGRTTVPAPSLDAENEIEVPKISRRKHHKELMLNDLGYRMSWSQSRVFAGRMLFLQRSLDAYRDKMRSSMLAAGQDAGDIPDHFDTRRGKRRFLERGRRLGSSSENAARRSAEEVEG, via the exons ATGACCGGCATGGTACAGCCCGACCTTGGTCCTCTAGCGACGAAGTACAAGGAAGATTCTATTGACGATCCC CTTCGACACGGCAACTCTACGCGACCTGGATCTCATCAGTCTCAGATAATACAACCTCGATCAAATCTAGCACCACAGAAGCAAGGTcctgcctcgcctgttcaaccctctctttcttttcctcctaCCACCTACCCTCTATCCCATCCATTAGGAAGCGGAGTACTGCACCACCATAGTCCCTTCGGACCGCCATCTCAGGAGTCCCCCTACTACACCACCCATTCTCACTTTACAACGACCCCGGCGTCGGCACATTACCCCTCGAGTG GGCCACCTGACCTCATGGCATCTACCGCTCAAATGCAGAGACCTTATCCCTCCATCTACCACACCCCTCAATCAAGCTCACCAGCTTCGGTAGCTTCTCAACCACATGAACAACATGGCCGCAACATGTACTCGCAGTCACCACAGATGCCACCACAGATGTTCAGCTATCCTCCATATTCGCCTATGAACCCAGTTCAGCCCTCGCCATATGGGGCTCACCATTCTCCCCAGCAGCATCCGCATCCTCTCACAACCCAGCCATTGATGATGCCCCCTCAGAAAGCCCCATCCCAGTTGCAATCGCATCAATCCCCCCACCTCCCTACATCTGGCATGTCTAGCAGCCCCATCTTGAAACTCGATTCCTCCCAGCACCCCACCACTCCACAGCAAACAATGCTAAACCCTCCTCTCGCGGCAACCAGCAGCCACGCAATGTCTGCCAGCAATCCCCACGCAAGCCCACCACTGGGTGGCACCACCTCCAGTGCAGCACCAGGCCCCATCCCAGCCACGACCCCGCTAGTGGTGCGACAGGACAGCAACGGGGTGCAGTGGATCGCCTTTGAATATTCCCGAGACCGAGTGAAGATGGAATACACCATCCGGTGTGACGTGGAATCCGTCATTGTGGACACGCTCACACATGAATTCAAAACGGAGAACTGCGTGTACCCGCGCGCCTGTTGCAGCAAGGACCAATATCGCGGGAACCGACTGGTCTACGAAACAGAATGCAACGCCGTCGGCTGGGCGCTGGCAGAGCTGAACCCCGCTCTGAGGGGAAAGCGGGGATTGATTCAGCGTGCTGTCGACAGCTGGCGCAATAGCAACCAGGACCCGAGACTGCGCAGCAGACGTGTTCGTCGGATGGCTAAGATTAACCGAAGACAGTCGGTTCCCGCCCAGTCTTCTCATATGGCGCAGCAAGGCCCTGCTGGCCCTGCTGGTCCGCCTGGTCCGGGTATGAGTGCTATGCCAGCTCCTGTTCCCCGCCCGACTTTGGGACCCATGTCGATGGGCCCGCCGCAGatgcatcatcatcatcaacctgATGGTAGTCCCCATGAAGAAGTTAGCG GCACAGAATACCCAGGCCACCGGAGCCTGGACACACGCCTTCCACAGCCCTCAATCGCGGACCTGCGCCCTGCCCACATCTTCCATGACGCCCCAACAACCCTAATTTCAGGCGGCAGCGCCAGCGGCCCCTCTATGCCCCCCCTCCTCCGCGACAACAGCCTCACCTCACTAAGCCGCCACACAATCGTCACCTCCGCCCGCATGGACTCGGCCGACCACATCGACGAACAAGGCCCAACAAACGACGACCTCTTCAGTCAGCTCCCAGACGGCAAACGCCGCAAATTCATCCTAGTCGACGACCCACAGCGTGGCTGTCGCGTCCGCGTCAAGGTCGTCCTTGACAAGGTCAACATGGACGAGATCCCAGACTCCTACCGCGAGTCCAACGCTGTCTATCCACGCACCTACTTCCCTATCCAGATGCGCGACGAGAACCACGTCGTCCCCGCTAAGCGGTTTTTCCGCGATGACGCCGAGCAGGCGGATGATCCCGAAGCACCAACCATCGGTCGCACGACTGTGCCTGCGCCGTCGCTTGACGCCGAGAACGAAATCGAGGTGCCGAAGATCTCTCGCAGAAAACATCATAAGGAATTGATGCTTAATGACCTCGGCTACCGTATGAGCTGGAGTCAGAGTCGTGTGTTTGCGGGACGGATGTTATTTTTACAGCGATCTT TGGATGCCTATCGCGATAAAATGAGAAGCAGTATGCTCGCCGCGGGCCAGGATGCGGGGGATATCCCAGATCATTTTGATACTCGTCGTGGCAAGCGACGGTTCCTGGAGCGTGGGCGTCGGTTAGGGTCTAGTTCTGAGAATGCGGCGCGGCGGAGTGCGGAGGAGGTTGAAGGTTAA
- a CDS encoding Reverse transcriptase RNA-dependent DNA polymerase, with translation MRSTTAPDFIHSTRSQTLHTLNPGLKRNDDTQRAMRISETELVEQLFLDFTGQEAVQKDTRGFPIVELWASEYGNAIRKRRFGDAVWARYHLDGSVHDGKIEDTNKTVLQLTEEDALDYSVGDPDFYAEALSSVYKRTRASDGYRVTH, from the exons ATGCGCAGCACTACAGCACCAGATTTCATTCA CTCCACCCGGTCTCAAACCCTCCACACATTGAACCCTGGGTTGAAGAGAAACGACGATACCCAG AGAGCCATGAGGATCAGCGAGACTGAGCTGGTGGAACAGCTGTTCCTGGACTTTACTGGGCAAGAAGCGGTCCAAAAGGATACCCGAGGATTTCCGATCGTAGAACTCTGGGCTAGCGAGTACGGGAACGCTATACGGAAACGCAGATTCGGTGACGCTGTGTGGGCACGCTACCATCTCGACGGTAGTGTACATGATGGAAAAATTGAAGACACAAACAAGACCGTTCTCCAGTTGACCGAGGAGGATGCACTGGATTACAGTGTGGGCGATCCAGACTTTTATGCCGAAGCGCTATCATCTGTCTATAAGCGCACTCGTGCCTCGGATGGATATCGTGTGACTCATTGA